A genomic stretch from Zeimonas sediminis includes:
- a CDS encoding YbfB/YjiJ family MFS transporter, which produces MQSSPGPAEAALAAAIAGACALALAMGIGRFAYTPLLPAMLEGGGLSLSGAGLVASANFAGYLAGALLATRAVFARHRALGLRAGIALSVATTAVMALDAGAAGWALLRFAGGMASAFVLVYASGTIFDLAARTARPMLGSLLYSGVGAGIALSALVVFAGRSAGMGAPSLWLAMGAIAALLAIPPWRRLAVAARPQAAPAKPAPAPAGAARSLRFLLVGYGCLGFGYVITATFIVVMVRRLPDAPAWEFWAWLAVGLAGAPSNWIWAKIAARTGPYRAIVAAFVLEAIGVALAALGSGPPAILVGAALLGGTFMAITALGLSTARALAADRPDQTIARMTVAFSVGQIVGPAIGGWLAERSGSFVSASWLAVAALLAGAALTAAAGRALRGRA; this is translated from the coding sequence GTGCAGTCGAGCCCGGGGCCGGCCGAAGCCGCGCTGGCGGCGGCGATCGCCGGCGCCTGCGCGCTGGCGCTGGCGATGGGCATCGGCCGGTTCGCCTACACCCCGCTGCTGCCCGCGATGCTCGAGGGGGGCGGACTGTCGCTGTCGGGCGCGGGCCTGGTGGCCTCGGCGAACTTCGCGGGCTACCTCGCCGGAGCGCTGCTCGCGACCCGCGCCGTGTTCGCCCGGCACCGGGCGCTCGGCCTGCGCGCCGGCATCGCGCTCAGCGTGGCCACCACGGCGGTGATGGCGCTCGACGCCGGAGCGGCGGGATGGGCGCTGCTGCGCTTCGCCGGCGGCATGGCCAGCGCCTTCGTTCTTGTCTACGCGTCCGGCACGATCTTCGACCTGGCCGCCCGCACCGCGCGGCCGATGCTGGGCAGCCTGCTCTACTCGGGCGTCGGCGCCGGCATCGCGCTGTCGGCGCTCGTGGTGTTCGCCGGCCGCTCGGCCGGCATGGGCGCGCCGTCGCTCTGGCTCGCGATGGGCGCGATCGCCGCGCTGCTCGCCATCCCGCCCTGGCGCCGGCTGGCCGTCGCGGCGCGCCCGCAGGCCGCCCCGGCGAAGCCGGCCCCGGCACCTGCCGGCGCGGCCCGTTCGCTGCGTTTTCTGCTCGTCGGCTACGGCTGCCTGGGCTTCGGCTACGTGATCACCGCGACCTTCATAGTGGTCATGGTGCGCAGGCTTCCCGACGCCCCCGCCTGGGAGTTCTGGGCCTGGCTGGCGGTGGGGCTGGCCGGCGCGCCATCGAACTGGATCTGGGCGAAGATCGCCGCGCGCACCGGCCCCTACCGCGCGATCGTCGCCGCCTTCGTGCTCGAGGCGATCGGCGTCGCGCTGGCGGCGCTCGGCAGCGGGCCGCCCGCGATCCTGGTCGGCGCCGCGCTGCTCGGCGGCACCTTCATGGCGATCACCGCGCTCGGCCTGTCCACCGCCCGCGCGCTGGCCGCCGACCGCCCCGACCAGACGATCGCGAGAATGACGGTCGCGTTCAGCGTGGGCCAGATCGTCGGGCCGGCGATCGGCGGCTGGCTGGCCGAGCGCAGCGGCAGCTTCGTGTCGGCCTCCTGGCTCGCGGTGGCCGCGCTGTTGGCCGGCGCGGCCCTCACCGCGGCAGCCGGCCGGGCGCTGCGCGGGCGGGCCTGA
- a CDS encoding MAPEG family protein encodes MSFATVCLVVAAILPVACAGIAKWGLRDYDNRNPRAWLAAQTGHRARAVAAQANSWEAFPVFAAGVLVASQAGASPLVVDLLAGFFVACRIAYVWLYVIDRATARSIVWTFGFLASLALYFAALW; translated from the coding sequence ATGAGTTTCGCCACCGTCTGCCTGGTCGTCGCCGCGATCCTGCCCGTTGCCTGCGCCGGAATCGCCAAGTGGGGCCTGCGCGACTACGACAACCGGAACCCCCGCGCCTGGCTCGCCGCGCAGACCGGCCACCGCGCGCGAGCCGTCGCGGCCCAGGCGAATTCGTGGGAGGCCTTCCCGGTCTTCGCCGCCGGCGTGCTGGTCGCGAGCCAGGCGGGCGCCTCGCCGCTGGTCGTCGACCTGCTGGCCGGGTTCTTCGTCGCGTGCCGGATCGCCTACGTCTGGCTGTACGTGATCGACCGCGCCACCGCGCGGTCGATCGTCTGGACCTTCGGCTTCCTGGCTTCGCTGGCGCTGTACTTCGCGGCGCTGTGGTGA
- the serB gene encoding phosphoserine phosphatase SerB: MTDLIIQHPELGDAAVRSFAEAVGRSPDRREPALAAWRGVRIDRERAARLADEQAVDAGLVPQGATLADYRIAAFDMDSTLITIECVDEIADFVGRKAEVAAITEAAMRGEIADYDESLRRRVALLEGLPEETLQKVWDERVRLTPGAERLVAQLKAAGLKILLVSGGFTFFTDRLKARLGIDFTRSNTLEIAGGRLTGGLVGKIVNASGKRQALEDACARIGCPTAQAIAVGDGANDLEMMGIAGVSVAYRAKPVVREKTTFAINHNGLDALLGWLPPAS, from the coding sequence ATGACCGACCTGATCATCCAGCACCCCGAACTCGGCGACGCCGCCGTCCGGTCCTTCGCCGAGGCGGTGGGCCGCTCGCCCGACCGGCGCGAGCCCGCGCTCGCCGCGTGGCGCGGCGTGCGCATCGACCGCGAGCGGGCCGCCCGCCTGGCCGACGAACAGGCGGTCGACGCCGGCCTGGTGCCGCAGGGCGCGACGCTGGCCGACTACCGCATCGCGGCCTTCGACATGGACTCCACGCTGATCACGATCGAGTGCGTGGACGAGATCGCCGACTTCGTGGGCCGCAAGGCCGAGGTCGCCGCGATCACCGAGGCCGCGATGCGCGGCGAGATCGCCGACTACGACGAGAGCCTGCGCCGGCGGGTCGCGCTGCTCGAGGGCCTGCCCGAGGAGACGCTGCAGAAGGTGTGGGACGAGCGGGTGCGGCTGACCCCCGGCGCCGAGCGGCTGGTCGCGCAACTTAAGGCAGCCGGCCTGAAGATCCTGCTCGTCTCGGGCGGCTTCACCTTCTTCACCGACCGCCTCAAGGCGCGGCTCGGCATCGACTTCACCCGCTCCAACACGCTGGAGATCGCCGGCGGCAGGCTCACCGGGGGCCTGGTCGGCAAGATCGTCAACGCGAGCGGCAAGCGGCAGGCGCTCGAGGACGCGTGCGCCCGGATCGGCTGCCCGACGGCGCAGGCAATCGCGGTGGGCGACGGCGCCAACGACCTGGAGATGATGGGCATCGCCGGCGTCTCGGTCGCGTACCGCGCCAAGCCGGTCGTGCGCGAGAAGACCACCTTCGCGATCAACCACAACGGGCTCGACGCCCTGCTCGGCTGGCTGCCGCCGGCCAGCTGA